In one Vibrio sp. VB16 genomic region, the following are encoded:
- a CDS encoding NAD(P)H-binding protein, whose protein sequence is MKTALILGITGKFGREMAMALTNKGWNVKAIVRGRKHLTEQHLNYQIVEGSYQDKALLESESEGVDLIVYAINLPYPDWHRLALSMLEPVVQLAERKKYHVLFPGNVYSYEPSLTPITEDAPMVGVTPKGEIRKEMELRLLAAANNGAKVTIIRAGDFISEGEGGEWLKMMLKKRGNERFVMRQPHSSTHRHFWSYLPDLCTNAVSAVEQQSLQYELWHDSGLVLTGKDWQHAFKVIGYKLDLSDFPWWSLSILAFFVPLIREVKEMKYLWEKELILDGGKLRRQLGTEFKHSTLEMIVAQLVRKS, encoded by the coding sequence ATGAAAACAGCTTTGATATTAGGAATTACAGGAAAATTTGGTAGAGAGATGGCCATGGCGCTGACAAATAAAGGTTGGAATGTTAAAGCGATAGTAAGAGGTAGAAAGCACTTGACGGAGCAACACTTAAACTACCAAATTGTCGAAGGAAGTTATCAAGATAAGGCTCTGTTAGAGTCCGAATCTGAAGGTGTTGACCTAATTGTTTATGCGATTAATTTACCGTATCCAGATTGGCATCGGTTAGCGCTTAGCATGTTGGAGCCCGTTGTTCAGTTAGCAGAACGTAAAAAGTACCATGTATTATTTCCAGGTAATGTGTATAGCTATGAACCGAGTTTAACGCCTATAACTGAAGATGCACCGATGGTCGGTGTGACACCGAAAGGTGAAATTAGGAAAGAGATGGAATTGAGGTTGTTGGCAGCAGCAAATAATGGTGCAAAGGTGACAATTATTAGGGCAGGGGATTTCATTAGTGAAGGCGAGGGTGGGGAGTGGCTAAAAATGATGCTTAAAAAAAGAGGCAATGAACGCTTTGTAATGCGTCAACCTCATTCTTCGACGCACCGTCATTTTTGGAGTTATTTACCTGATTTATGTACCAATGCGGTGAGTGCGGTGGAACAACAGAGTCTCCAATATGAGTTATGGCACGACTCTGGGTTGGTGTTGACAGGTAAAGACTGGCAGCATGCGTTCAAGGTTATTGGATACAAACTCGACCTCTCTGATTTCCCTTGGTGGAGTTTGTCTATTCTGGCCTTTTTCGTCCCTCTAATAAGAGAGGTCAAAGAAATGAAATATTTATGGGAGAAAGAGCTAATACTGGATGGAGGTAAGTTAAGGAGACAACTGGGAACCGAATTCAAGCATTCGACGCTTGA
- a CDS encoding LysR family transcriptional regulator — protein sequence MNNQTVMVNWQSWHYFVTAAESGTVSKAASTLAISQPTLSRQLVDLEKQLGQALFNRSTQGITLTEFGLILLEEAKLMQSSAFRLQRLVGGHTTALSGRLRLSANELLANYYLPNILPTFLNQYPDISVEIEVTNQASNIDKRDADVAIRMFRPTQIDLVARHLFDIPLGFYASRGYLENVGTPHSPEALLEHRILGYDRDTQIEQGSQLLGWNLKNEDFKLRCDFMPIQIELARNDGGIVVTHCELATKLSLQKIEIGIELPKLPVYLVCHRDVQHNQKIRVMMDYLAKTLTNALK from the coding sequence ATGAATAATCAGACAGTAATGGTTAACTGGCAAAGCTGGCACTATTTTGTTACTGCAGCTGAATCTGGAACGGTTAGCAAAGCCGCTTCAACGCTTGCTATTTCTCAACCCACACTTAGCAGGCAGTTAGTGGATCTAGAAAAACAGCTTGGACAAGCTTTATTTAATCGAAGTACACAAGGAATTACGTTAACTGAGTTCGGGCTGATACTGCTAGAAGAAGCAAAGCTAATGCAGAGCTCGGCATTTCGGCTTCAGCGACTTGTTGGTGGGCACACCACTGCATTGTCAGGTAGGCTCAGGCTCTCCGCTAACGAACTGCTGGCGAATTATTACCTTCCTAATATTCTCCCGACGTTTCTAAACCAATATCCCGATATAAGCGTTGAGATAGAGGTGACTAACCAAGCTTCAAACATAGATAAAAGAGATGCAGATGTTGCGATACGAATGTTTCGACCGACTCAGATAGATCTTGTCGCTAGACACCTCTTTGATATACCACTTGGGTTTTATGCAAGTCGCGGCTACTTAGAAAATGTTGGGACACCACATTCCCCAGAGGCACTCTTAGAACATCGAATACTTGGTTACGACAGAGACACTCAAATAGAACAAGGTAGCCAATTGTTGGGATGGAACTTAAAGAACGAGGACTTTAAACTTCGCTGCGATTTCATGCCTATTCAGATTGAATTGGCGCGAAATGATGGGGGTATCGTCGTGACACATTGCGAGCTTGCAACCAAGCTTTCATTACAAAAAATTGAGATAGGCATTGAGTTGCCAAAGTTACCCGTTTATTTGGTATGTCATAGAGACGTACAGCACAATCAGAAAATAAGAGTCATGATGGACTATTTAGCAAAGACACTTACGAACGCATTGAAATAG
- a CDS encoding DUF3568 domain-containing protein, whose amino-acid sequence MKKVIFMLLASLSISGCAGLGVATVGAVMYYKSQNHEVASVDIDAPAKNVYQTALEIAANNKNVEITSQDDALYLMDLNQNGKSASIKVSTINSTFSKLTITSDITMENEITPLSAILKICEDLNVKCALSK is encoded by the coding sequence GTGAAAAAAGTTATATTTATGTTGTTAGCTTCACTTTCGATATCTGGTTGTGCAGGTCTTGGAGTGGCAACTGTTGGGGCGGTTATGTATTACAAAAGTCAGAACCATGAAGTCGCCTCCGTGGATATCGATGCACCAGCTAAAAATGTCTACCAAACCGCGCTTGAGATTGCGGCAAATAACAAGAATGTGGAGATTACTAGTCAAGATGACGCTTTATATTTGATGGACCTGAACCAAAATGGCAAGAGCGCAAGTATCAAGGTTTCGACCATTAATTCTACATTTTCAAAGCTCACAATCACCTCTGATATTACAATGGAAAACGAAATAACACCTTTGTCTGCCATATTAAAAATATGTGAAGACTTGAACGTAAAGTGTGCATTAAGTAAGTAG
- a CDS encoding TRAP transporter substrate-binding protein has translation MKTITKTLLATVILTCTVSSQALAEKVIRFGHDNKADMMENPAHAFTGVFKNIVETASNGEITVQVYPSNQLGSSKEHIQMVRDGQLQATLSSVGAVAGYYPRIGVLDIPFAFDNNASTYDVLDGKFGQVLADDISAELGDVKVLGFPDTGGFFSITNSKRPIETLEDFNGLRIRTMTLPTHQTIVKSLGAEAYPLAWGEVYSALQTGVIDGQMNPVPTVSFAKFNEVQSNLTLTNHLFAPYTFMMNKSFYDSLNAEEKKIIRDATQIAMSANRGLSRLIEASSDRGLTGLKKVMKVNALSPAERNKMREATQPKVKALIKESLGNEGVELMDLFLTEVDKANKSSYLK, from the coding sequence ATGAAAACTATAACAAAAACGTTGCTGGCAACAGTAATACTAACTTGCACTGTTTCTTCACAAGCTTTGGCTGAGAAGGTTATCCGTTTTGGTCACGATAATAAAGCTGACATGATGGAAAACCCTGCTCACGCGTTTACTGGTGTCTTTAAAAACATCGTAGAAACCGCATCTAATGGTGAGATAACGGTTCAGGTATATCCTAGCAACCAATTAGGCTCTTCTAAAGAACATATACAGATGGTGCGAGATGGTCAATTGCAAGCCACGTTATCATCGGTAGGCGCTGTAGCAGGATATTATCCACGCATTGGTGTGTTAGATATTCCATTTGCGTTTGACAATAATGCATCAACCTATGATGTTTTAGACGGCAAATTTGGCCAAGTATTAGCGGATGATATTAGCGCAGAACTCGGGGACGTAAAAGTACTCGGTTTTCCAGATACAGGCGGTTTCTTTTCAATAACTAACTCTAAACGTCCTATCGAAACACTTGAAGATTTTAACGGCTTGCGTATCCGTACAATGACACTGCCAACGCACCAGACGATTGTAAAATCGCTTGGTGCAGAAGCTTACCCGTTAGCGTGGGGTGAAGTGTATTCTGCATTACAAACTGGCGTAATTGATGGCCAAATGAACCCTGTACCAACCGTATCATTTGCGAAGTTTAATGAAGTTCAAAGTAACCTGACGTTAACTAACCACCTATTTGCCCCATATACGTTTATGATGAACAAAAGCTTTTATGACAGCTTGAACGCGGAAGAGAAGAAAATCATCCGTGATGCAACACAAATAGCCATGAGTGCTAACCGCGGTCTGTCTCGCTTAATTGAAGCGTCTTCAGATAGAGGTTTGACTGGTCTTAAGAAAGTGATGAAAGTTAATGCTCTATCACCAGCTGAGCGCAATAAAATGCGTGAAGCGACCCAACCTAAAGTTAAAGCGTTAATAAAGGAGTCTTTGGGTAACGAAGGTGTTGAATTGATGGACCTATTCCTTACAGAAGTCGATAAGGCTAACAAGTCTAGTTACTTGAAGTAA
- a CDS encoding TRAP transporter large permease encodes MIVGILFLGLLLLGAPVALSLGIAGLSGMFDVGGMHFTSLAPSKIFNGLNIFPFLAMPFFILAGEIMNQTGITSRLVLLAESLVGHFRGGLAHSNMLASVFFSGITGSATADAAAFGRTLVPAMEKQGYTKSYACAVTAAGSIIGPTIPPSGLMVVYGSLMGVSIGGLFATGILPGLLVCAVCMAIIGITGKSKNLPKMAQRASLSVVLMHFRGSFLALLMPIIILGGIVFGIVTPTEAASIAVGYALLVGSLIYRNLTLNSLFTMMIRTAQISAVIYLIIGSASILGWWLSFNQIPQQIADIFVGLSSNPDVILLLIICLLLTVGMIMDINVMLIILAPILVPLTQEIGMDPLHAGIVFVLSLNISLMTPPIGACLFVLSSVTGTKLEAIAKDLMPFLIGELALLFVIAYWPGLALFIPRLLGY; translated from the coding sequence ATGATCGTTGGCATACTCTTTCTTGGGTTATTGTTACTAGGTGCACCAGTTGCATTGTCTCTAGGGATAGCAGGTTTAAGCGGAATGTTTGATGTAGGAGGCATGCATTTCACCTCTTTGGCTCCAAGTAAAATATTTAATGGCCTGAATATCTTCCCTTTTCTTGCCATGCCCTTTTTTATTCTGGCCGGTGAAATAATGAATCAAACTGGCATCACCAGTCGTTTGGTTTTGCTTGCTGAATCTTTAGTGGGGCACTTCAGAGGAGGCCTTGCACACTCGAATATGCTGGCGTCTGTATTCTTCTCTGGCATTACAGGTTCAGCGACCGCAGACGCGGCAGCGTTTGGGCGTACGTTGGTTCCAGCAATGGAAAAACAAGGCTATACCAAGTCTTACGCATGCGCAGTAACAGCGGCGGGTTCTATTATTGGGCCAACCATACCACCATCAGGGTTAATGGTTGTGTATGGCTCTTTAATGGGTGTCTCTATTGGTGGTTTGTTTGCCACGGGTATATTACCGGGTCTACTTGTCTGTGCTGTCTGTATGGCGATCATAGGGATTACGGGTAAGAGTAAAAACTTACCTAAGATGGCTCAGCGTGCGTCTCTTTCCGTTGTTCTGATGCACTTTAGAGGGTCATTTCTAGCCTTATTAATGCCAATCATTATTTTGGGTGGCATCGTTTTCGGAATAGTGACACCGACGGAAGCGGCTTCAATTGCTGTTGGGTATGCTTTGCTTGTTGGTTCACTAATATATAGAAACCTAACCTTAAATTCGTTATTTACAATGATGATAAGAACCGCTCAGATATCCGCAGTAATATATTTAATTATTGGTTCAGCTTCTATATTGGGTTGGTGGTTGAGCTTTAACCAGATACCACAACAAATTGCCGATATATTTGTGGGCTTATCTAGCAACCCCGATGTCATCTTGCTACTAATAATTTGTTTGTTGCTAACCGTAGGCATGATTATGGACATAAATGTCATGCTTATTATATTGGCACCTATATTAGTTCCTCTAACTCAAGAAATTGGGATGGACCCATTACATGCCGGTATCGTATTTGTTTTGTCCCTCAATATATCATTGATGACACCACCTATTGGCGCCTGTTTATTTGTACTGTCATCGGTTACCGGAACAAAACTTGAAGCGATTGCAAAAGATTTAATGCCATTTTTAATAGGAGAGTTAGCTTTATTATTTGTCATTGCTTACTGGCCTGGCTTGGCGTTATTTATTCCTAGATTACTAGGGTACTAG
- a CDS encoding TRAP transporter small permease, whose product MGAIRKNVYDFGKAVNKVNQYGVGILMALLIIDVWVGVADRYLFHWQLSWVEELARYIMIWGILLAVPCCTFGREHMGLEFVVKRLPLNIQTILKITMSLLMVLFFSYIAYAGIAYMEKGEQQLSTVFALPMSYAYAAIPVTFFLSAFQALIVLIQDISEITNTPNALLGEES is encoded by the coding sequence ATGGGTGCCATTAGGAAAAATGTTTACGATTTTGGTAAGGCAGTAAATAAAGTCAATCAATACGGAGTCGGCATATTGATGGCGTTACTAATTATCGATGTTTGGGTTGGAGTAGCGGACAGGTATCTATTTCATTGGCAGCTTTCATGGGTAGAAGAACTTGCGCGATATATTATGATATGGGGCATTTTATTAGCGGTTCCTTGTTGTACATTCGGAAGAGAACACATGGGGCTTGAATTTGTTGTTAAACGATTGCCATTGAATATTCAAACAATATTAAAGATTACTATGAGTTTATTAATGGTGCTGTTTTTTAGTTATATTGCCTATGCAGGGATTGCTTATATGGAAAAAGGAGAGCAGCAATTATCTACTGTCTTTGCTCTTCCTATGTCGTACGCTTATGCAGCGATCCCGGTTACCTTTTTTCTTAGTGCATTCCAAGCATTGATCGTTTTAATTCAAGACATATCCGAAATAACGAATACCCCGAATGCTTTGTTAGGAGAAGAATCATGA